The Vigna unguiculata cultivar IT97K-499-35 chromosome 1, ASM411807v1, whole genome shotgun sequence nucleotide sequence AAGAAGTACTTGACTTCTATGCAAAACTGGTATTTCCCTCTCTACCATGTAATATACATGGTTATGGTTTTTTGTGCAGTAAGCCATCAATTTGGTCCtcgaattattattttatctcttaCTTAGTCCttaaagtattaaaaaagtaataagtGGTCCCCAAAGTTATGTGACATTTATCCTGTTGTTCACTCTGGTAATGAAACTGTTTCGTAGTCCCTTAATTATAAGACTGGACGGTTTTAAACGTGAATAAATAATCGTTACAATAATTCTTAGTCCCAAATTTACCATCTCAAATTCCAATCACAGAACGCAGACAATGTCTGGTATAGTGAGAGTAAAATTTCGCATAAAAGTAGagttaaaaatttatcataatgACAATAGACTATTTTGCTGAAGAATCAACCTTTCATGTTCACTTTACTTTCTACAATATTTCAAGGGTCTTCCCTTTGTCGTACAcagttattttgttttcaatagtCCGAATTGTGACCTTCGACAACTAAAATTTGCATTTTAACAATTACTGGAATCAATTGAGTTTCAAGAGATTTACTGATATGTATCTCGTGTTAAATAACTGATAATAGGAAAATAAACTATAGAGAGCATGGATGTACTTGTTATATGCAGAATAAATTCCTAAGTCAAACAATTTCTTGTTCTCATCAGACAAAATGTTACAAGTTAAGGACACTAATGTTATATGTTGCTTCTAATTCTAAAggataaaatttatgtttttttgaaGAAGAGGGATCAAATAGATACACGTCTGAAACAAAGGGGCAAGTTCTACACATGTTTTAAACAGTCCAATCTAGCAGCACTTAAAGGACTTCAAAATAGTTTCATTAACAGCACGACTAACGGGAGGATGTTAAAATGGTACTTCGAggaccaaatttttttttcttgtgactAAGCTTGCACTTGTGCAAGCTAAGAGAAAATGAATTGAAAAGGCAACTTTATTATTCACACCGAAGTACCATTTTTTATTCCTATGTTACTGCTATATGTACATCTTGTATAAATCATGTCAAGGGTCTTATGCTAGTTTTCTTCCTGCAGGGAACTAAGATAATTGATGAGTCCCATGATCAGGACACCACAGATTTACACAAATGTGTCACATACATACGTGACCTCGCCCCAAAGATTGATGGATCAGAGGTGAGTTGAATACTTGGTTGTATTATCTATTTTCTGATTTTCGTTTGGAGAGAGGTCCCAGCCGCTCTGGGGATTGAACTCATGGACTAAGATAATTTTAGAATAACTGAAATGAACAAGTCTTGGCCATGTCTGCTCTAATTCCATTTTGGCTGTAAGGAATTGTTATCATGCTATGAGTATTTAGTTGTACTTCTGAAATTCACTCAACTTGGCAATTGCAGCAATGCATTCTTGTTGCTGGAGCACTTGGTGGGAGATTCGACCATGAGATTGGCAATATTAATGTTCTGTGTCGATTTCCCAACACACGGATTATCCTTCTATCTGATGATTGTCTCATTAATCTTCTTCCAAAGAATCGGTATCATAAAATCTTTATTCAATCTTCTGTTGAGGGTCCCCATTGTGGACTTATTCCAATTGGTACGCCGTCTGGAAGCTCTACAACCACAGGACTCAAATGGGACCTCGGTAAGTAATGCGTTTAGTtctttaataataatgttaGGTGATTACTGTAAATATGTTAGTCTGTAATGAAACTGTACTTCCTGAGCTACTGCTTGAGTAGGATGGTAACGGAGTGAATACGATGCTTTAGTCTGATGGAGGCATCAatgtttcttataataaaaattttcaacttccatttcctttttcaaTCACCCAATTCTGATATTGTTTATAAATGTTATCTGATGATGaactttttaatttgtttatctCAGAGGAGACGGCAATGAGATTTGGAGGTTTAATAAGCACATCGAACATTGTAAAAGGAGAAATTGTTACAGTACAGTCTGATTCAGATCTTCTTTGGACTATTTCTATTAAGAAGAAGCTTTAGGTTTTATATGTTGCTTAGTGCAGTGATTTTTCAGATCTTTCATACGTATTAATATGGGTCCTATTCTATTTAAAGGTCACAGCTTCAGCTGACCTTTCTTTATGTTTCATTCTTTCAACTTACTGTATGAATTACGGGATGACGAAAGGGAAATAGGGAATTATTCTTTAATGTAGGAACTTCTATTCCTGGTAACTATGCTTGGAAATTCAGTTTTCAAAGAGGTTACCTACATTTCTTGGTTCAGTTGTATGGTGACATTGTATGTTGATTTATTATCGGTAAATGAAACAGCAGAAAAAAGATGGCAAATATTGAAAGAGAAAACTGTTTATACTATTGCTTACGGTCTATTCAAATGCTTAAACAGACTCTTAATTGGCACTCTGAACTGCTTAATAGAAGAAGTTATGTGTGATTTGTGATCATTACGTGTCAATGGAGTTCTTAGgttgctttattttttattttttttaaaagttaataaatgttCGGTATGTATTTCTAGATCGTACAATGATTTATCAGAACACAGATGTGAGACGAGTAAAGTTCAGGGACTATTTGTTACGAAACATGAAACACAAGTAAATGTggcaattttaaaaataaatattaactaaatatttacttttgaaGAAAGactaaacattttaatatatcaaagaAAATGCTAGTCGTGTGATTTGGACAAAACCGCAGTCCTGATAAATGTTtgttagtttaaatattttgaaggattaagtatgtttttagtccctgaactttgatccaaaattggaattcattcttggtcgaaactttgataaattttggtccctaaactttaaaaatgaatgaatatagtccttttaacccaattttgttaacttttttttaggttttgaatacatttctcagtaaatattgagttaagaatgtgtcaaacggcgtaaacaattccaattttggatcaaagttcagggactaaaaacatacttaaccctattTTGAATGATACTTCTTACGCACTAGAGTTCCTAAGTTGCTTAATATTCTCAGAGTAACGAATAAAACGGTGAATTTCtatgaagatttttttattgttgtccGATTAGAGGTTATCAtgaaattagtatttttaattttataattgtacatatatagtaatttttaaatggttgattctattaaaaatattgaaaatggtCATGTATTAAAGTTAAATtcttaattatgttttcttaaaataaaattatttattttagtacatattcaaaatttgaaaaaataatctttagaaaaaGGTATATCATATGCCCAATATTGATACGCACAggattatttttcatcttatatatttaataataggTAAATTAAATATGCATTGAATAAATTcgtattaaatatataatattttctaatcaaaataacttagttataaaaactagGGTAAATACAGGCACTATCGCGTCTGTGTGAacgtattttttgaattatatttataattgatgatattgtaatgttataatgaacataataaaaatatatttataaaaattaaagtgaaatgtatggagaaaatatgagaaaaataattgttaatgaatagtaagagaaaagagaagaagcagataagtaaatagttttataaaaacttgtaaaattaatcgttaatttttaaaaatttaataaataattaaattgtaaagggtaaaattggaattatgaaatgtggacaaaaaaataatctcctttatatatagttatagattaagtaataaacttaaaataaaaaattgccaGTATTATTTTGTACCCAAATCTACTTTCATAAATCTTCCCCAATTTTGGGAAAAAGATTGAACACGTTTTGTAGAGAGAGAGTGTGTTCCTtcccttctctcttctcttccgCCCTCGTTTTTCTTCGAACGCACAGTTTCAATCATCCACCGCAGTTCTTATCAACGACATGGTAAGCACCTCACTTTCTCCAACCCATTTCTTTGAAAGCGCTaactttaacattttaaatcGTAAACAAACTTGACTAGGATTGAACTCCCTCCAACTCGTCGTATAATTTTAAGCTCTAGGGTTACCGTTACTGTTATTTAACCTTACATTATACTGTACATGATTTGACCTTTTTACCCCCCATTTTGTGTAAACTCCTTGCAGCTTCCTCTCTCCCTTCTCAAAACTGCCCAAGGCCACCCAATGGTAACTCACTTGTTCATTATGTTCCGTTTTTTTTTATACCAAGTGATTCCTCATTATAATGattattatgttttggtttgatttctattattttgatgatgttgATGTTGATGTTATGACTGTGTAACAGTTGGTGGAACTGAAAAATGGAGAGACTTATAACGGCCATTTGGTTAATTGCGATACATGGATGAACATCCATCTCCGAGAAGTCATTTGCACGTCTaaagtaattttgtttttgtcgATCCCTTGTAATTTGACTTAGGTGGAAATGTTTGTTCATAGATTTTCATTGAAACTGGCAATGTAGGATGGAGATAGATTTTGGAGGATGCCTGAATGCTACATACGAGGCAATACAATAAAGTACCTTCGAGTTCCTGATGAGGTGTGTAGCAgagattttctttattattattccaGCAAAAGCTAAGGAGATGCTTAAGCTAGAAACATTCAATGTATGTTATCCTCCTTTAGTGTTCATATTTATAGACTTGGGAACAATTATTATCCACCCTATTATTAGGGGTAGTGGGATAATGGATCTCACCAAGtagatgaaacaaaaactagGGTTTCTTATTCTAAATGAGCCTCACTAGGTATTGAGACTTGAATATAACCAACTACTCACCTTAAGACCGAGACCTGCTATCCCGAACAGTccaattgtgaaaaaaaaacttttggaAAATGGGttgagaagaagatgaagctTTGACAACGGTAGAGTTGTTACCTTGTGATCTGGTGGTCATAGAAAAAAGCCTGATCCTTGCGTGCTTAAGCTAACTGAAATAATTGCAGTCAAATCTGCATTCATTCACTCAGTCATTTTGGTTATAACTGTTTGATGACAATAGGATGGTTCagattttaaatgttttatctCTGATTCATCGAAATAAAATATGAACCTGCTGATGAAGGTTCCAAATTGCTGAATACTGAGTTTGAAACTTTGACTGTAGACAAAAGCTGCACTCATCTCAATCCCTCTTTAACCTTGCAGTGGTGGGAGAATTGTGCATTTGGCCCGTTTCAGTGAATAGAATTAAGAGTTTTTTTAGTGatgatatatacatatattcttctaaattttattttttgttattacttTAGGTTATTGACAAAGTTCAAGAAGAAACCAAGACCCGAGCAGGTAAGCATTGTTTTGGCATCTAGTTGGTGGGTGAGTTTAAGTAGAATTAAATTGTGGATGTGAGTTTGAAAATTGTGTTGAAGTGGACATGATGAGGACCCTCAAACCTTATACCGACAGTTTCAGTAAATAGATAGTGTAGGGCCATGAGAATTTAGGTTCCTCAATCGTTAGTAGGTCCTTTGAATTAGAAATATGttaacacccaattttgtccgttagataaaatttatctgTGTATACCTGCGTCTGATACTGCCTTCTGGTTATTGAAAAATCTAGACATTCTCTGATTAATATCTTCTTTTTCAGATCGTAAACCACCTGGTGTGGGGCGTGGGAGGGGAAGAGGCAGAGAAGAAGGTGCCGGTGGACGCCAACCAAAAGGAATTGGGCGTGGTTTTGATGATGGTAGTACCAAGGGAGCTGGAGGAGGTCGAGGCAAGGCTGGCCCTAGCGGAAAGCCTGGTGGAAACAGAGGTAAATCACAGTCCTCTTTGCACGTATCACCCTTTCTTCAATCATTTGTAGATTTTGTCCTATACTTCACCATGCCAGGATTTAAAGAGTTTCatactattttttcttcattttcaccTAAACTAGATGAAGCATGAAAATTCTGAAGTGTAAAAGTGTTGTTATTGGGTTAAGTAAGGTTTTGGTAACTCCAAAATTGATCTGCAATGAAATTGGTACCTTCATATTTTTTAGTGGTTTGATACcactaattaataaatgttaatttGGTCCCAGCAGTAACTTTAGTAGTCTTAAATTATTAGTGTTGATTTGTGATCATCATAATCAAATATTGTCCAATGTATATTTCTTTTGGTGCATACAGGGCGAGGTAGAGGCTGATTTTTACTGGTGGCGTAAACTACTTCAGATGGACCAGTTGACTACTTTCAGAGGGCATTTGTGCTCGTCTTTAATGTGTATCGGTTGCAACTTCACTGCCCGTGTTTCCTTGTGCATTCTTGGATTTTAGCTTCCAATGTTTTTCTTGTGTTTATAATCAAAAAATGTCAAGAGTAATGATGGAGCAATGTGTTGAATAGAGTTTGGTATATTTGGAGATGTTACTAAGAGAATTGTACATAAAACTTTTGGGGTCTTCACTTGAACTCATGTTTTAGTAAATGGCGAAATGATTATTCCTCATGCCAATATTTGCTACCTAATCACTATTATTACTATTTGGAGCATTAGAAtattcctcttttttttttttatctatatgaGTCAACTGGAATTAGATTTTGACGAGTTTCTCATAACTGTTGTTCAGCATCTCtgcattttgaaaaaaaataaaactgctAATTCCGTTGCTACAGGGATCGCGTGCCAATGTTTCCAATGGGAAACATTTGTATGATTGATTACATTGTCTTTGTTCAGATTATAAGTTTGTAAAGAGTAGTGTGCATCAAAAGtatgttataaattaaaatttgatattaaaaaatgagaatttaATTTGCAATCTGTGTCggaatttttgtttgaaaattttattcgaatattttgatttttgaaagGTATATTGTTGAATTGAGTTTACAGAATGTTTACGTAATTTTATTCaagaattattttgaatttatgaaGGTTTGTGAACGTCATTTGTGTACACAACTCAGGATAATAATTTGGTGAGGTCGTTGCATgcctaaataaataaatatggtcAAAGCAATCTAGTAAACAACAActttaaaaacatcaaataataaTACTCCATACAGATACAAGATTACAAAATGGATAAAGTGATTTGTGcattttggaaaaacaaaaaggGCAACGTACAAATATTACATGCAGTTGAGGACATATCTGACAACAAATACATAGTTTTTATCAAAATCCAACGCTTTTCAACAAATAGAAGTAACTGGTGgcgaataaaacaaaaattgctCCTTCATCAGTATCGAACTATTTAGAGTTAATGGAATGTTGTTTGCTAGTAGGGTTGATGGCGATTTTTCTTGCGAGTTTTTTCTGGCCTCATAATCAATGTGCTTGAAATCCAAGATCGATTTGATTCGGAGGAATCATCAGAGAGCCAACAACATAGCCTACCATCTTCCCCACCAGTCCATCCAAAAATGCCATGGCTAGGACTGTTAGAATGAACTTTTGACATTGGTAAAACACTCCTAATAACACTTGTGTGACCACCTTCAAGAATTGCTTCTGCACCTCCAATTGTTGCCACTCCTTTGTAATTTACAGGAAAGTAACCCATAGTACCAGCATTAGTGCCACCAATCACCCATAGTTTTTCAGATTCTCTGTAATAGTGGCAATCGATGAAATAGTCAACCTGCCAAGGAAAGTATAATTTGTGGGCTAAGGATTATTTGACATAatgtaaaatttgttttaaaaaataaactttaaacctaattcaaccCTACAAAATCGACTTATAATGTAAGATTTGtactcacttatatatatatatatatatatatatatatatatatatatatatatattctaaatttgttttatttctagTCAATGTAAAATCTCACGCTGAGACATATAAATCTTCAGAGggattaaatattaaaatgaatagtCCAATAACGGTCTTATAGTAGTGACATTGACATGATAGAcctaacaaataacaaatcttACTAGACTAGACTTTGGATAACTCTGATACcatcttaaaaaatgaactttaagCCGTGCCAAAAGTGAACTTTGATACCATCTTTAAACCTACAAAACCAGGTCATAAGACAAGGTTTGCAACTgcttatatattatacattcattttatctctagtcAACATTGAATCTCCGACCATGTGTATGTTGAGCAATATAAAAGTTTTACTTTAAACTTGGAAGATCATTTATTCAGCCAGCTCAGCTAATGTAATGCATCCTTAACTTCAGCAAGAAATTTAGAGACATGCAAATACATACACACAAACTTTTGCTTCTCCAGAAATTTTCCTAAAAGCAGGGATGTCATTTCAATTAAAAAGACTTCACATAGCTCAAAAGTGGCAGAAGCAAAGGCAGGCAACGAAAAGTGTGAGGGAGGATGATGACCTTTAAGAGAGTTATAACACTTTCAAATATGTAATAGTTCCCAGCCCTacccttctttcttttcttcgttTCTATCTATGTGAAGTAATGATATATTATCATATGCATACACGATACTTGTACATCAcatcacatttttattttgatataaagacTTCAGTTTTCATCCATCATATTCCTATACAAGTATGGGAGGAACTCACATGATCCAAATTCCAACTTTCAGAAGCTAAAGAACGTGCATCTGAGAAGTTTCCTTCATTTGTACCATCTTTCCAGTTCCAGATACTAGGCAacagaagaaagaaatattagaattaaacttttttaaatgagGAAAGTAAAATTCATATAACACATTATGAGCATACGAATATAATTATTAGCATAAACACTGTAAGTACTATCCAAACGCACACTACTGCTCTGTGATTGTGACAATTGCTCATTCTGTGTATGAACTTACCTTTCTTCAGTAACAGTAACAAAATTGAAAGTGCAGAATACAACCATATCAGGCAGAAATAGAGCATTGGTAAGCAATGAATAACTGATAGGATTTTCTTAAGAAAAACACAAGTAATGGAGATTCACTGTACCCTAGGGTTTCAATATGTGTTAAACACCAAAGCTTCTGGTAACTCTCTCCAAAAATCCCCACCTTTGCAATTGAAGTCCCCATATTAATCACCTACATTGttgtacaaaaaaattataattttgtgtaaGAAACTTATTGTAGCTCAAACATACAAAGACTCAAAAACTTCTTGCTAAATATATATCTGGATAGATGGATAAGACAAAGACAAACATATATGTATTTATCTGGAATTCTGGATACATATATAAGGAAAAACTCAGTTAAAGGGCGGGATGATAAGAAATTTTgcagaaaagagaaaaataagttgcaagaaaagaaaataaaaaatgtaggTCTGCTCAATCTATACAAGTTGGAAAAGGTATTCTCTTGAAATAGAATACCAAATAGCAGAAAGGAAACCTAAATACAATCCAATCCAAAATGCTTTACAAGAATTAACAACTGGGGAAATTGAATTGAAACCTAGACTTACTGATTCTAGATGATCATCATCATTGATATCTCCAGTGGTATCAAATGTGCAGATCAACCCATCTACTGAAGCAGAAATAAGCTTTCCTTGTTCGTTGGGGACAAAATGAACCTGGCATAAATCCATGTATCACACTGAATTGAATCATTAAAACATCAATTTCATCTTAtttatcaaaagaataaaagttaGCATAGCACTTGCTAGAGCTTTATTTTTTGTAACGAAAATAATTGGTACTGTCTTCATCTTGCGAGAAAAACGTTCTGcataacaattattttccttgcTTCATTCTATAACAAGCTGAAACTAACAGAAGCCATCAAGATATAAAATATCTGAAGCCTACATCTTACCAATATAAATTCCATCTCACAAGAAGACTTCTATTCATGGAAAGCCTTCTGAAGACCAAATTAAGAAGCAAGATCCAATTCTTCTACTTACTTTTATAGTAATTTTGTACTGAATCAATCAAGTAATGCATAAAGCGAGCTGAACTAATAAAAATGGCTActgcatgaaaataaaaactccACCTAGCCTGACTAACAATGTCTAACCCAGCAAATGAGGAATCAAGTACACTGTTTCATAAATCTACAAAGGACCATTCACCAATAATTTCTTCAAATCTAGAAAGATTTCAAGTTTTTCCTATAGAGAAATATTTGAAGTTTCTTGGCTGCTATTCTTAATTACCCTACTCTTTTTATAAGATATTGGAATTagaataattgaattaattgtTGCGTTTCTCTTTCTCACAACAAATTTTTCAGGGAGGGCATATCACCAAGCAAAACATCTTTCTTTCCACAGGATTATAATTTTCAGTTAATTCCATTATGTCAAGTTtccgattaaaatataaatttttgacaCTTGTAATTCAAGCAATTTGAACAGCACAAACCTGAGTGACATCATCTACATGAGACTCTTCCAGGCATGCAATTTGCTTCATATTTCTCCAATCCCAGAACAGTATCTGAGAAAACTCAAACTTTAGAACACAGAAAAAAACACACTAGTTTAAATCATGTATCACAGAAAATTCACAATCAAAAGCAAACCTGCGATTTACACCCGGCGGCAACTAAATTCCCACTAGTTCCTCCAAGACAGAAGCTGAAAACTTCCTGCGAAGAACCCGCATTGATGCAAGAAACCTACAATTTGACATTTCAGTCCAGCACACTCCAGCATCACATTACTtgtacacataaaaaaattaaaataaaagaagagaaaaggaacaaaaaaaatCTACCTGCTGAAATGTGCGTGTGTCCCAAGCTCTAATAGTGCCATCAGAAGAACACGAAGACAAAACTTGGTGATGTGAAGGACCCGAAAATAAAATCTGGTTGATGGTTGCGGTGTGACCCTTGCACTCTCCGAAATATTGACCCGCCATAGGTGAATATAGTTTCACTGCGTTTGTTGACAGTGAAACCGCCATTGCACTCCAATCATCcctttaattaacaaaaaaattggaaccCAAGTCACTTCTGAGAATTAAGAAGGAAACTTTACTATTTTCCATCCAGTTTGAGCATGAATTCACCGAGCTTAAAcggggaagaaaaaaaaaaaggtacgTACTTTGGGACAATTTGAAAAACATAGTCATCGCCGAAGTTGGTTTGAATAGAGTTTTTAAGGCCAAAACGTTTTACGTTGTTGGACTTGGGTGAAGGTTGCTCCTCAACATCCATGGCCGCGCTGCTCTCCATTTAAGTTGGGCGCCAGAGTTGCAGAGGTACATCAACAATATTGCGTTCTTCATAAAGGCCTGGGTTTAGGGTTGAACACCAcctaatttatttgttcttttgaagtaaataatttagtcaaaaattattaaaaataatcgttcatatttctaaattatatattatataggatttttttttcctttttgtgatattattttaatcccgatactttaatttgattacGATTATAGATCCGATATATACATAATTTGAAAAGACTATTTAGTTACTAACTAGAATTATTGatgtaaatttgtaaaattaattttaaatgaaagtgatttaaaaaaaagtaaagtaatttttatttgaatgacataaaatataaaggtgattttcatattaaatattgtttagaaacttgtttttaaaactgattttgggtatataattattaaaaaggcatttatacttatatatcattttcataatttatacttatatatcattctcataaaaacattattattttcacttttaaagTTGCtgtaaaaaataacttttcaagTGATTActaaatcaacaaaataaaaaaacacataattaacTTCATATAAaacttcaatataaataatgCATTTGAGCATATACAATTGCTTTACTAATTACGTTGGATTGAAGATATTAGTAGTTATTCGAGTATatcatattaacaaaaaaaaaaaacacctaaaatatattaaatgcaAAATTGCATAGTTAACGAAcaaaaaacagaataaaaatatattatgatggTTTTATAACAAGATTAATCATCTAGATCAAAGATgatgttttcattttcatatcgACCAAATTGTAAATGAGTTCCATCTAAATTTTCTTACAACATAGGAAACCTTcctctttaaaattttcatcaaaaCTTTTTTCATATGTAACACGTTTTATTCCTAAAGAAAATTTTCGGGAAGTTAAATcttcaacaaattaaattagtaaaaattaaagaaactaaaactaagaaaagaaattagaggagaaaaaaaatcacagtTAGAACATAACCAAATACAATAAAGAAAACCTCACACTTGAGAATATCAACAGAACCAACCATgaggagataaaaaaaatctccCCAAATTGATAGACATAAACTAGAATGGATGATTCCTCTCCTAACTAAATTTGACATCTcgaaatctattttaaaaaacaaccaAACAATCTATGATTTTAACACGAGTGCCTCCGTGTAACCAAACAAGGACTAAATCAGTCCATTGAGTTCCATCACTTCAATTGAAGAGCATACTATATTTTAAAACCGAATCGTCTTGCCGCCAACGTTTTAGAAATCAAAGTTTTATTAAGATATTATCAAATACAAGtccaatatattataatttata carries:
- the LOC114186282 gene encoding thiamine pyrophosphokinase 2, producing MDLMCHCSSFLLSPENPNAACSLSLNYALVILNQSLPKFAPLLWDHAHVRVCADGGANRVYDEMPLFFPHQQPSHVRSRYKPDAIKGDMDSIRKEVLDFYAKLGTKIIDESHDQDTTDLHKCVTYIRDLAPKIDGSEQCILVAGALGGRFDHEIGNINVLCRFPNTRIILLSDDCLINLLPKNRYHKIFIQSSVEGPHCGLIPIGTPSGSSTTTGLKWDLEETAMRFGGLISTSNIVKGEIVTVQSDSDLLWTISIKKKL
- the LOC114176619 gene encoding probable U6 snRNA-associated Sm-like protein LSm4 isoform X2, with protein sequence MLPLSLLKTAQGHPMLVELKNGETYNGHLVNCDTWMNIHLREVICTSKDGDRFWRMPECYIRGNTIKYLRVPDEVIDKVQEETKTRADRKPPGVGRGRGRGREEGAGGRQPKGIGRGFDDGSTKGAGGGRGKAGPSGKPGGNRGRGRG
- the LOC114176619 gene encoding probable U6 snRNA-associated Sm-like protein LSm4 isoform X1: MLPLSLLKTAQGHPMLVELKNGETYNGHLVNCDTWMNIHLREVICTSKDGDRFWRMPECYIRGNTIKYLRVPDEIVNHLVWGVGGEEAEKKVPVDANQKELGVVLMMVVPRELEEVEARLALAESLVETEGEVEADFYWWRKLLQMDQLTTFRGHLCSSLMCIGCNFTARVSLCILGF
- the LOC114173475 gene encoding WD repeat-containing protein GTS1; this encodes MESSAAMDVEEQPSPKSNNVKRFGLKNSIQTNFGDDYVFQIVPKDDWSAMAVSLSTNAVKLYSPMAGQYFGECKGHTATINQILFSGPSHHQVLSSCSSDGTIRAWDTRTFQQVSCINAGSSQEVFSFCLGGTSGNLVAAGCKSQILFWDWRNMKQIACLEESHVDDVTQVHFVPNEQGKLISASVDGLICTFDTTGDINDDDHLESVINMGTSIAKVGIFGESYQKLWCLTHIETLGIWNWKDGTNEGNFSDARSLASESWNLDHVDYFIDCHYYRESEKLWVIGGTNAGTMGYFPVNYKGVATIGGAEAILEGGHTSVIRSVLPMSKVHSNSPSHGIFGWTGGEDGRLCCWLSDDSSESNRSWISSTLIMRPEKTRKKNRHQPY